The Desulfovibrio sp. genomic sequence AGCATCTTCAAAAATACCTCGATGAATTCTGCTACCGATTCAACCGCCGTTTCTGGCCTGGGCAGGGCTTCGACCGCCTCTTGAGGGCCTGCTCCAGTGCCACCCCTGTCACCTATGCGGAGTTAAGGGGATAGCCACGAGGAAAAATGAATAAAAACCAGAAAACATTTTGAAAAATCAGGGGAGGTATTTCTCTAGTCTCATCAGCCCCTTCTCAATGTTCTCCACTGAATTGGCGTAGCTGAACCGCAGATACCCCTCCGCACCCGGCCCGAAATCGATGCCCGGAGTCACGCCCACAAGGGCCTTTTCCAGGATGTTCCTGGCCAGGGCCAGGCTGTCCTTGCCAAGATGCTTGGCATCCACCAGGGCATAGAAGGCCCCGGTGGGCTCCACGGGAGCCTTGAGTCCCAGTTTAGAAAGCCCGTCCAGGAGGACCAACCGGCGTTTGGCGTACTCAGCCACCATGGCCGCCACATCCTGGTCGCACTCGGTAAGCGCGGCGATGCCAGCCCATTGGGCGACGCTGCCCGCGCTTATGAAGAAGTTCTGCTGCAGGCGCTGCATGGCAGGAACGTATCTTTCGGGCGCGATCACCCAGCCGAGGCGCCATCCGGTCATGGCCCAAAGTTTGGAAAAGCCGTTCAGCACGAAGCAGTCTTCCGTGAATTCCAGGGCGCAGCGTGCACGGCCAGTATAGGTCAGGCCATGGTAGATCTCATCGGACACGATGGTGGTCCCCATGCGGCAGATGGCCTCGAAGTCCTTGTCCGGCATGAGGGTTCCGGCGGGATTGGCCGGGGAATTGACCACCACCGCACGCGGGGAACCCGTCAAGTGCGGAGCCAGGGTCTCGGGAGTGAACTGGAATCCGTCCTGAGCTCTTGTCCTGGCCCGGCGCACCCGCCCTCCGGCGTAGGTGATGAAGTTGGGGTAGCAGGCGTAGTGCGGATCGGTGAGCACCACCTCGTCACCGGGGTGGATGAGCGCCGAAAAGGTGAGGAGCATGGCGGGCGAGGTGCCGGATGTGATGATCACCCGGTCCGGATGGACACTTACCCCGTAGGTGCGGTGGTAGTAGGCGCTGATGGCCTCGCGCAGGGCGGGGAGGCCCAGCGAATGAGTGTAGTGGGTGTGCCCGTCCTTGATGGCCTTGATGGCGGCCTGTTTCACGGGTTCCGGCGTGTCGAAGTCGGGCTCGCCGATCTGCAGATGGACGACGTTTTTGCCTTGGCGTTCCAGAGCACAGGCGCGCTCCAGGATGTCCATGACCAGAAAGGAGGATATCTCTTGGCAAAGGGGGTTTGGCATGGTTTTAAGCTTGCTGAGGTTGAGAAGAAGTGCGGAGATAGGCCTTTAAGCCCAAGTGGGTCAAGTTTCGCAGGATGACGAGCTTGCCCTGTTGAAGCCAGATGGCTAGATTAAATGAGAGGTCAGTGAGGTCAGCATGCATGAAGAATCTTTAGGCAGCGTCATCCGCGACTATCTTACGGGCGAAGAGCTTGAAGAAACCTCCTACGAGGAATTCCGCCAGGCCCTGGCCCGCATGCTCGTGGAGGAGAAGGGGTATCCGAAAGAGAGTCTCGTTCCCAAAACAGGAGTCTGTTTTCCTGTTGATGGCCAGGACTACACCCGGATGATCGATCTGACCGCTCTTGGCCCTGATTGCATGCCGTTTCTCTTGATAATCTTCTGTTCCGGCGAGCCTGGCACCTATGTTCGCGAGGCCCTGGCCGCGGCCAGGCTGTACCAGCCGCCAGTGCCTTTGGTGCTCACCACTGACACAAAATCCGCCGAACTCGTGGCAGCGGGCAGCGGTAAAACCCTCGCATCCGGAATGCGGGCGATTCCTTTTTACCAGGACCTTGCCGAATTGGTCCAAGCCAACCCCATAACTGCTCCATCACCCGATCAGGTGGAACGGGAGCGACGCATCCTCTACGCCTATTCGGAAATGCTCTCCGGGGGCTGCTGCCAGGGGGCTTGCAGGCCCAAAGCCAGGGGATAGTGCCATCTAGGAAGCAAGCTGTAGGAGGTTGCCACCTTCTCGTTCGGGGCACAACATCGAGCCTGCCAACAAAAAAGGGCGCCGTACGAGCGGCGCCCTTCATGTTTTACGGAGCTGAATCTGCTAGATCGCGTCATCCCCGGTCTCACCGGTGCGGATGCGCAGCACTTCCGTCACGGGCAGGACGAAAATCTTTCCGTCCCCAACCTGTCCCGTCTGGGCCGCTGCACGGATGGTGTCCACCACGATGGCTGCCCGGTCGTCGTCAACAACAATCTCGATTTTGACCTTGGGAAGAAAATCAACCCTATACTCGGCCCCGCGGTAGACCTCTGTATGCCCGCGCTGGCGGCCGAATCCCTTCACATCAGAGACGGTCATGCCCATCACACCGATGGCGGTCAGGGCCTGCTTCACATCCTCAAGCATGTGGGGGCGGGTTATGACTTCAATTTTTTTCATGCCCGTCTCCTTGGGTTACTCGCTGTATGCGGCTTCGTTGTGTTCGGCTACGTCCATGCCGACCCCCTCGCTTTCAGGGTCGAGGCGAAGGCCCATGAAGATGTTGACGGCCTTCAGGATGACATAGCTCACGACAAAAGCATACGCGCCCACGATCGCGATGCCAAGAGCCTGGATGCCTAGCTGGGCGGCATTGCCGTAGAAAAGACCGTCGGCGCCGTTGGGGTTGATCTGCTTGGTGGCCAGAAGACCGGCCATAAGGGTGCCAATCAGTCCGCCCAGGCCATGAATGCCGACAACGTCCAGGCTGTCGTCGAAGCGCATTTTTGATTTGAACACCACCGCCCAGTAGCAGCAGAACCCGGCCGTCAGGCCGATGAGCACAGCGGAGTTGGGGGTGACGTATCCGGCTGCCGGGGTGATGGTGGCCAAACCGGCAACGGCTCCGGAGGCCGCGCCCAAGGTGGTGGGTTTGCCCTGGTAGAACCACTCCACAATAGTCCACATGGCCATGCCGGCCATGCCGCCCAAGTGGGTGGCTACAAAGGTGGAACCGGCCAACCCGTCGGCAGCCAGGGCACTGCCGGCGTTGAATCCGAACCAGCCGAACCAGAGGAGACCGGTGCCCAGAAGCGTCATGGGCAGGTTGTGGGGAAAGAACTGGCGCTTTCCGTGGTCCTTGCGCGGACCGATGATCATCACTGAAGCCAGGGCAGCCGCACCGCAGGTCAGATGGACGACGAGGCCTCCTGCAAAGTCGAGCACTCCCATATTCTTCAAGAATCCGCCGTTACCCCAGACCCAGTGGCAGACCGGGTTGTAGACCAGCACGGCCCAGGCCACGCTGAAGATCGCGAACGCGCTGAATTTGACACGTTCGGCAAAAGCGCCGGTGATAAGCGCCGGCGTGATGACCGCGAACATGCATTGGTAGATCATGAAAACAGTGTGCGGGATGGTGGGCGCGTAGTCGGCATTGGGTGTTGCTCCCACTCCGGTCAGGCCGGCCCAGGAAAGGTTGCCGATGAGGCCCGAAACATCCGGCCCGAAACTCATGGAGTAGCCGAGGTAGACCCACTCGATGCTCACCAGGGAGATCATGACGAAGCTCTGCATGATGGTTCCGAGCACGTTTTTGCGCCGGACCATGCCACCGTAAAAGAGGGCCAGCCCGGGGGTCATGAGCAGCACCAGAGCGGAACTGATCAGAATGAATGCGGTGTCGCCCGCCTGAATCATGAGGGACCCTCCTGCTGGTCGGTGGTTTGGAATCACTTGGAGATGGGCGCAAAAAATGCGCCTCTCTCATCCAAACGCAACCATCCTTCCCATGTCTGAGGGTGGGATGCCGCGCCTGGAAAAATGCCAACCCAATTTACGTTTTGTTTCGGTGGGATACTTTGCGACAATTATGTCGATCACGTTTTCGTTGTGCTGGTTCTTAACAAAATTGTATTAAATTCACAAGTCGTGCGGGGAGTAAAAGTTTTCAAAAATGGATATTTCTGCCAGATCTGGGCACAATTCTGGAGATAGTCAGTGGCTTAAGCACGTTAGATTCATTGAGTCAGGCTGGAGGATATCTCCTCCAAATGTCCATGGGCGCTCTGTCCGGAGCTTAAACCTGCGGGTGAATTTGAACGATGTGAGTATGGTTTTTGGAACTTAAGCCCAGGCTGGCCCGGGTCAGGCTTGCTGGGTGTGAATGACTGTGCGGAGATGGATTCATCAAGGGCTCCGCACAGTTCTCGTGTGTTTCGAAACGTCGCATTCCCTGAATGGAGTTGCCCGCGAGCGGCGAGGAAGGCGGCAGGGAGAAGATCGGGACAAGAGGCGAAGCGTTCCTTGTGTTATTCGTCCGTGGTGATGCAGTCGTTGGGGCAATACGCCATTGCTTGGCGGACCATGTCCTCTGGTCCTTCCGGCATTTTCAGAAAGGGGCGTTCGACGTTCTGGTCCATCCCGAAGAGTTCGGGCGCGACTTCAGCGCAGGCTCCGCACCCGTGGCAGGGGACCAAATCCAGGTAGACGGGGATAACAGTGTTGCTGGGTGTCATGGAGTCTCGCTTTCTGGTTGCCCGCTGAGCGCGGTGGCTGTAGGTAGCAGCATCTGCCCGGAGCAATGTTATGGTCCGGGCGTAATTTGTCAACGCGGCACAAAATGATTTGCAACAAATGCGGCCAGGAAAATCCCGACGAAGCAATGAACTGCTTGGTGTGCGGGCATAAGCTTCAGTCAGGCTGGAAACAGTTGAGGAATGGAAACGGGGCGAACGGCTATGCCCCCATCGCAATGCTCAGGGAACCGGGGCCTGCGTCCCGGAAGAAAATTCGTAAACACGTCGAAGCCTGGACCGTGGCGGTGATTGTTCTGGCTGCGGCAAGCGGATTTGCTTATCTGGAGCTCTACTGGCCGCTGTTTCCACTGATCGGTGCGGCAGTGATCTACGCGTTCAGCCGAGGCATCAACTGGAAGGATGAGTGAAGGGGAATCTAGTCCGCGCCGCAGCATTGTACGGTTTTCGGCATCCGGCATTCCGACCAGGGTGAATTCACAGACGCGGAAATACAACCGGGTTGGGACTCATACCGTATTCTGGCTGATCCCATGTTCCCCTGCCACGCCTTGCTGGTGATTACCACGTCCTTGTCGAATACTTGACAGTAGAACTCGGTGAATTTCGCGGCGTAGTAGGAGTTAAAAACATACACTTCGTCTCGTTTTCCCACGAAACGGAATTCGTCTATGGTTTTGCACGTCAGGGTCGCGAGAACCTCACGAAGCAGACAGCGCATCACTGCTTCGTTGTCGATGGCATGGGCTGGGCCGACGGCCAGGAGAAGTGCCAGCAGCAGGGCGGATATGACGGATTTGATCATATTGCCAGATCTATGCACGTTTCGTGCCCGCTAATCCAGCTCGTATTCACTCATCCAGTCGCCGTCATCGGGCAGGGCAGGTTGCTCTGCTTTGGCGAACAGACAGTCCCCCATGACCAGATAGTCCATCTCAGTGCGCATGAAGCAGCGGTAGGCATCGGCAGGGGAACACACGATGGGCTCGCCGCGCACGTTGAAGCTGGTGTTGACGATGACAGCGCACCCCTGGGTCTGGCGGAAGGTGTCGATGAGCTGCCAGTAGCGGGGGTTGACGTCCTTTCCAACGCTCTGGATGCGGGCCGAATAGTCCACGTGAGTGATGGCCGGAATGTCTGAGCGCTGAACGTACAGGCGGTCCCACATACCCAGGGAGTTGTAGCCCTCGGGCAGGGGCATTTGATGGGATTCCCGCACGGGGGCAACCAGCAGCATGTACGGGGAAGGGCGGTCGATATCGAAGTATTCGCTTATGGCTTCTTCCATGACCGAAGGGGCGAAGGGACGGAAGCCTTCCCGGTATTTGATCTTTAAGTTGAGCTTCTTCTGCATCTCCGGGTTTCGTGGATCACCCAGGATGGTGCGGTTGCCGAGAGCACGCGGGCCGTACTCCATGCGCCCCTGGAACCAGCCCACCACGTTGCCCTGGGCCAGAAGATCGCAAACAGTTTTACTGAGGTCGTCGAACTCTTCGAAATGTTTGAAGGGAGCGTGGTGCCTGGCAGCCACGCGCTTGATGTCGGTATAAGAGAACTCGGGGCCTAGGTAGGCGCCCTGCATGGAATCCTTGGGGCCGGGGCTGCGCTCCGCGCCTTTCCAGATGTGCCAGGCAGCCAGGGCCGCGCCCAGCGCACCGCCCGCATCGCCGGCCGCGGGCTGAATCCAGATGTCTTTGAAGAGGCCGCGCCGCAGAAGCTTGCCGTTGGCCACGCAGTTGAGCGACACGCCGCCGGCCATGGTGAGGTACTCGGCGCCAGTGAGTTCTTTGGCCGTCTCGGCTAAGCGCATGACCACGTCCTCCGTGACCTGCTGGATGGCCAGGGCCATGTCCATGTATTCCTGGGAAAGGTCGGACTCAGCCGGGCGCTTGGGAAGATCGAAAAGATGCTCCCAGGCTGCTTCGTTGCACATCCGAAGCCCGGTGGCGTAAGTGAAGTAGCGCATGTTGAGGAGCAGCGACCCGTCCGGGCGCAGGTCCACCAACTCGTCAAGTATCTTTCGCTTATAATCCTCTACTCGCGGAGAATCGGGATTGCCGTAGGGAGCAAGGCCCATGAGCTTGTATTCTCCGGAATTCACCTTGAAGCCGCAATAATAGGTGAATGCGGAATAGAGGAGGCCCAGGGAGTGGGGGAAATCCAGCTCGCGCAGGAAGGTGATGTCCTTTCCCTTGCCGTGCCCGATGGTGGTGGTTGCCCATTCGCCCACGCCGTCGATGGTCAGGATGGCCGCTTCCTCGAAGGGCGAGGGGTAGAAGGCACTGGCAGCGTGGGAGAGGTGGTGTTCGGGGAAGAGCACCTTTGGTTTGCCCGGCCCCAGTTTAACGAACTCGTCGGCCAGCATCTTGCCCATGAAGAGCTTTTCCTTGATCCAAACCGGCATGGCGGAAAGGAAGCTCTTAAGGCCCGAGGGGGCGAAACCGTGGTATGTTTCGAGTAGACGTTCGAACTTCAGAAACGGCTTGTCGTAAAAAGCCACCCCGGCCAAGTCCCGCAGGGAAAGGCCCGCTTCGGCCAAACAGTAGGACGCCGCGTTGGTCGGAAAGGACGGGTCGTGCTTCTTGCGGGTGAAGCGTTCTTCGTGGGCTGCGGCCACGATGCGGCCGTCCATGATCAGGGCGGCCGCTGAATCGTGGTAGTAGGCGGAGATGCCAAGAATGGCCTCGGGCATGTTCCAGTCCTAAAAGAGCGTGTAGATGAAGGGTGCGATGGCCGAACCGCTGGTCAGCACGATGAGCACGCCGAAGAGCAGAAGCACCAGAATGATGGGAAGCAGCCAGAATTTCTTGCGGACTTTGAGAAAGCCCCACAGATCGCCGAGGAAGCTCATAATGGTGTCACCTAATAAGGGGTTTCGATGTCTTTGCTGGAAAACAGATGGTCACGCACTCGGAACACGCTAGCGGCGTTCTTTTTGAATCCCTGCGTCTGCATGGGGTCTTTGCCCAGGAGGCGCCGAAAGAGTCCAACAGGCGTCAGCACGGTAAAAAAGACGACTGAGAGAAGAATCTTGGACATCACCGTGCCGAGGATATGGGAAAAAGCGAACCACAGCTTGGCGGCAGGCTTGAACGCCGAGGACCAGGTCATGTCCAGTACGAGCAGAGCTATGCCGTATCCCAGGGCGTCCTTGCGTCCGGTAAACCAGGCCACCAGGAGGCAGATGAGCACCAGAGCGAGCCCGGTGTCGCGGGCCTGGGCCTTGGTGGCGGAAAGCCAAAAGGAGTTTTTTTTTGTTGGAGAAGGCATGGTGCATCCTTGTCGGATCATAAGACGCGCGCACCATGCCAGAATGAAGCCCGCCTCGCAATGCCCGGTTTTTAGGACGATGTGCGTGCCCTGTGTCGTTGTGGATAAGGACATAAATAGGGGATAATTTTCCGTAAGTTCACAACATAGTGAAGTCTAAAAAAAGAGATGATGGGTATTGTTGATGCGCATCTTCCTGTGTTTACTGATTTTTAGATGTTTGCGGGTACCCCAGCTGCCATTCCTTACCTGTTAATCCGTTCTTCCTGTAGGTGCCATAGGGAACATCGATAGCAGCATCCGCTCGCAATCGTGACAAGCGATTGGATAGAGAGGGCACTCCCGTTGTATAAACAAAAAAATCTCCGGGAGCGATATGGGCAACCTTTTCTACCATCTGGCTCGAACAGGCTTGGCCGTAGCCTTTCTGGTCGCGGGCGCTATCAAGCTCGCCCGGCCTGAGGTATTCGCCGTGACCATCAAGGCATTCGGTGTCCTGCCGGCCTCTGTTGTCGAGCCGCTTTCCCTGGTCCTTCCCTGCTTGGAGATACTTGCCGCGTTATTACTGTTTTTCGAGGTTCGCGGAGGGCTGACTCTCACGGCCGGCCTTCTGGTCATCTTTATATCAGTTCTCGTTTACGCCCTGGGCATGGGGTTGGATATCGACTGCGGTTGTTACGGCCCCTCTGA encodes the following:
- a CDS encoding carbamoyltransferase, which codes for MPEAILGISAYYHDSAAALIMDGRIVAAAHEERFTRKKHDPSFPTNAASYCLAEAGLSLRDLAGVAFYDKPFLKFERLLETYHGFAPSGLKSFLSAMPVWIKEKLFMGKMLADEFVKLGPGKPKVLFPEHHLSHAASAFYPSPFEEAAILTIDGVGEWATTTIGHGKGKDITFLRELDFPHSLGLLYSAFTYYCGFKVNSGEYKLMGLAPYGNPDSPRVEDYKRKILDELVDLRPDGSLLLNMRYFTYATGLRMCNEAAWEHLFDLPKRPAESDLSQEYMDMALAIQQVTEDVVMRLAETAKELTGAEYLTMAGGVSLNCVANGKLLRRGLFKDIWIQPAAGDAGGALGAALAAWHIWKGAERSPGPKDSMQGAYLGPEFSYTDIKRVAARHHAPFKHFEEFDDLSKTVCDLLAQGNVVGWFQGRMEYGPRALGNRTILGDPRNPEMQKKLNLKIKYREGFRPFAPSVMEEAISEYFDIDRPSPYMLLVAPVRESHQMPLPEGYNSLGMWDRLYVQRSDIPAITHVDYSARIQSVGKDVNPRYWQLIDTFRQTQGCAVIVNTSFNVRGEPIVCSPADAYRCFMRTEMDYLVMGDCLFAKAEQPALPDDGDWMSEYELD
- a CDS encoding methylamine utilization protein MauE, coding for MGNLFYHLARTGLAVAFLVAGAIKLARPEVFAVTIKAFGVLPASVVEPLSLVLPCLEILAALLLFFEVRGGLTLTAGLLVIFISVLVYALGMGLDIDCGCYGPSDPEREAFGSIRQALWRDSAMCAAVAYLYWWNVKSGRRGRFVASAKLRSHI
- a CDS encoding pyridoxal phosphate-dependent aminotransferase codes for the protein MPNPLCQEISSFLVMDILERACALERQGKNVVHLQIGEPDFDTPEPVKQAAIKAIKDGHTHYTHSLGLPALREAISAYYHRTYGVSVHPDRVIITSGTSPAMLLTFSALIHPGDEVVLTDPHYACYPNFITYAGGRVRRARTRAQDGFQFTPETLAPHLTGSPRAVVVNSPANPAGTLMPDKDFEAICRMGTTIVSDEIYHGLTYTGRARCALEFTEDCFVLNGFSKLWAMTGWRLGWVIAPERYVPAMQRLQQNFFISAGSVAQWAGIAALTECDQDVAAMVAEYAKRRLVLLDGLSKLGLKAPVEPTGAFYALVDAKHLGKDSLALARNILEKALVGVTPGIDFGPGAEGYLRFSYANSVENIEKGLMRLEKYLP
- a CDS encoding P-II family nitrogen regulator, translating into MKKIEVITRPHMLEDVKQALTAIGVMGMTVSDVKGFGRQRGHTEVYRGAEYRVDFLPKVKIEIVVDDDRAAIVVDTIRAAAQTGQVGDGKIFVLPVTEVLRIRTGETGDDAI
- a CDS encoding ferredoxin; the protein is MTPSNTVIPVYLDLVPCHGCGACAEVAPELFGMDQNVERPFLKMPEGPEDMVRQAMAYCPNDCITTDE
- a CDS encoding ammonium transporter, encoding MIQAGDTAFILISSALVLLMTPGLALFYGGMVRRKNVLGTIMQSFVMISLVSIEWVYLGYSMSFGPDVSGLIGNLSWAGLTGVGATPNADYAPTIPHTVFMIYQCMFAVITPALITGAFAERVKFSAFAIFSVAWAVLVYNPVCHWVWGNGGFLKNMGVLDFAGGLVVHLTCGAAALASVMIIGPRKDHGKRQFFPHNLPMTLLGTGLLWFGWFGFNAGSALAADGLAGSTFVATHLGGMAGMAMWTIVEWFYQGKPTTLGAASGAVAGLATITPAAGYVTPNSAVLIGLTAGFCCYWAVVFKSKMRFDDSLDVVGIHGLGGLIGTLMAGLLATKQINPNGADGLFYGNAAQLGIQALGIAIVGAYAFVVSYVILKAVNIFMGLRLDPESEGVGMDVAEHNEAAYSE
- a CDS encoding type I restriction endonuclease subunit R, with product MHEESLGSVIRDYLTGEELEETSYEEFRQALARMLVEEKGYPKESLVPKTGVCFPVDGQDYTRMIDLTALGPDCMPFLLIIFCSGEPGTYVREALAAARLYQPPVPLVLTTDTKSAELVAAGSGKTLASGMRAIPFYQDLAELVQANPITAPSPDQVERERRILYAYSEMLSGGCCQGACRPKARG
- a CDS encoding zinc ribbon domain-containing protein, whose protein sequence is MICNKCGQENPDEAMNCLVCGHKLQSGWKQLRNGNGANGYAPIAMLREPGPASRKKIRKHVEAWTVAVIVLAAASGFAYLELYWPLFPLIGAAVIYAFSRGINWKDE